One segment of Geminicoccaceae bacterium DNA contains the following:
- a CDS encoding tetratricopeptide repeat protein: protein MKPDEFIREVNEELQHERLTLLWKRFGPLAIGVAVVIVLATAGKVGWDAWKESELQSRGETMYAAERELQGGKFEDAARSYADIAAAHSGGVAAIARMREALARHRAGRDDEAIEALDDIASDHADDPIIADLAKLQVIFLKLDESDPQEMVAALEPLAAAGRPWQYSARELQATAALRAGNTDLARRLLNDIVSDATTPQAMRARSGEFLEAIGGKPDIPAADDNAQSDKEDQGS, encoded by the coding sequence GTGAAGCCAGACGAGTTCATCCGCGAGGTCAACGAAGAGCTGCAGCATGAACGGTTGACGCTTTTGTGGAAGCGCTTCGGACCGCTCGCCATCGGTGTGGCCGTGGTCATCGTGCTGGCAACTGCGGGCAAGGTCGGATGGGACGCATGGAAGGAGAGCGAACTGCAAAGCCGGGGCGAAACCATGTACGCCGCTGAACGCGAATTGCAGGGCGGCAAGTTCGAGGACGCCGCCCGATCCTATGCCGACATCGCGGCTGCGCATTCGGGAGGTGTCGCTGCCATTGCACGCATGCGGGAAGCCCTGGCCCGGCACAGGGCAGGCAGGGACGACGAGGCGATCGAGGCTCTCGACGATATCGCGAGCGACCATGCGGATGATCCGATCATCGCGGATCTGGCGAAGCTGCAGGTCATTTTCCTGAAGTTGGACGAGAGCGATCCGCAGGAGATGGTGGCGGCACTGGAACCGCTTGCGGCCGCGGGACGCCCCTGGCAGTACAGCGCGAGGGAACTGCAGGCCACCGCAGCCCTGCGCGCGGGCAACACCGATCTTGCCCGCAGGCTGCTGAACGACATTGTCTCCGATGCCACCACGCCGCAAGCGATGCGCGCACGCTCGGGGGAATTCCTGGAAGCCATCGGTGGAAAGCCCGACATCCCCGCCGCTGATGACAATGCGCAGAGCGACAAGGAGGACCAGGGGTCATGA